From one Triticum aestivum cultivar Chinese Spring chromosome 4B, IWGSC CS RefSeq v2.1, whole genome shotgun sequence genomic stretch:
- the LOC123094626 gene encoding uncharacterized protein: MPLHLSSLFYPPSSLSSLLLRLQMQTFDIDDKGDEKNSRPRLESMVLEFSKRGARGAVTAMFTQFLSFLELLIPSCRRWQYATHTARSTLQVPGLWSLGLSQHLNMTYARVHRLHKGYPS; the protein is encoded by the exons ATGCCGCTGCATCTATCTTCGTTGTTCTATCCACCTTCTTCCCTGTCTTCCCTACTTCTTCGATTGCAGATGCAAACTTTTGACATCGATGACAAGGGAGACGAAAAGAACTCGAGGCCGCGCTTGGAATCCATGGTACTAGAGTTCAGTAAAAGAGGAGCACGCGGAGCTGTTACAGCCATGTTTACGCAGTTCCTCTCGTTTTTAGAATTGTTGATTCCCTCGTGCCGCCGCTGGCAATACGCAACTCACACGGCGAGATCGACGCTACAAGTTCCTG GTCTGTGGTCACTGGGATTATCCCAACATTTGAACATGACTTATGCTCGAG TTCACAGGTTGCACAAAGGTTATCCAAGCTGA